CGCCGAATAAACTCCGCCTCCAAATCAAACAACTTACCCTGACAAGCCCGAATCTCCCGCGCCGTCGCCGGATTCCGAAACACCTCAATCAACGCATCCCGCGTCAGCAGCATCCCCAGCAGCCCTAACTCCCGCCGCTGCTCCCCCGCCGCCGGATTTAGCTCAAACCATAGATCCGCCTCCCGCTCCTCCGACTTAATCCGTCGATTCGGCACCGCTTTGCCGATCGTATTGAGCAACTCTGTCAGATAAGACTTCGCAAACCCGTCATGCTGAAACTGAGGCATAGTCTAGAAAACGCCATCAAAACTCATCCCAGATTCTATAGTACAAATCTTCTATATCAGTTCATCGCCACCAAACTTCTACCCACAGACAGAGTGCCGTTCACCACCACTATCCCAACTGAAACACCACCCCCAAATACTCCCGATAACTCACCACCAGTCCATCCCGAATTTCAAACGCGATCGCCGCCTGATTTTCGTAAGGCCGCCCCAGCATCACCCCCCGTGACCGCACCTCAAACACCACATTCGTCGCATTACTCATCACCTGC
This genomic window from Romeriopsis navalis LEGE 11480 contains:
- a CDS encoding nuclear transport factor 2 family protein; the protein is AGFLGRLHDEFSFWFPAGPFQGINHGKERAAEFFAVVRQLFPEGLELELVQVMSNATNVVFEVRSRGVMLGRPYENQAAIAFEIRDGLVVSYREYLGVVFQLG